One part of the Coffea eugenioides isolate CCC68of chromosome 10, Ceug_1.0, whole genome shotgun sequence genome encodes these proteins:
- the LOC113748808 gene encoding uncharacterized protein LOC113748808, translating into MGTSGVRSNALQQRKGGAEESNASDGVPLCLPRLLVAKDDEQDALCACEVGQDVEEGEMAVGCLVVEEVIQNAAEQEIERIADLVCDEMVEARLDEALEEEEEGMEDQAQQQMRGGQGNLSSSGEYVPAAGNLSPRGTALAEGIGAVEMGRPLEQPRQVHDDSFRVVTGKSKGVRARFPSDRALRSTVRASQNSFQPLPHD; encoded by the coding sequence ATGGGGACATCTGGGGTGAGATCGAACGCACTACAGCAGAGGAAAGGTGGTGCGGAGGAGTCCAACGCATCTGATGGGGTGCCGTTGTGTCTTCCGCGACTTCTGGTGGCTAAGGATGACGAGCAGGATGCGCTCTGCGCTTGCGAGGTCGGGCAGGATGTGGAGGAAGGTGAGATGGCAGTCGGTTGTCTTGTGGTTGAGGAGGTTATCCAGAATGCTGCCGAACAGGAGATCGAACGGATTGCTGATTTGGTATGTGATGAAATGGTGGAGGCGCGGTTGGATGAGGCTTTGGAGGAAGAGGAGGAGGGAATGGAGGATCAAGCACAGCAGCAGATGCGTGGGGGCCAAGGAAACTTGTCCTCCTCAGGGGAGTATGTACCAGCAGCGGGTAATTTATCTCCACGGGGTACGGCGCTGGCGGAGGGAATTGGTGCGGTTGAGATGGGAAGGCCTTTGGAGCAGCCTCGGCAGGTTCATGATGATTCGTTTCGAGTGGTCACAGGCAAGTCAAAAGGCGTGCGCGCAAGGTTTCCCTCTGATAGGGCCCTGCGATCTACGGTAAGGGCTTCTCAAAATTCTTTCCAACCTTTACCTCATGATTAA